A single window of Motacilla alba alba isolate MOTALB_02 chromosome 12, Motacilla_alba_V1.0_pri, whole genome shotgun sequence DNA harbors:
- the LOC119705883 gene encoding inter-alpha-trypsin inhibitor heavy chain H3-like isoform X2 has product MENNLLLCILVLIPAFASSDFLLTHVRNIKKRNADNDLLLLRKVVNGMEIYSMKIDSKVTSRFAHNVITSRAVNRGNVSKEVFFDVELPKTAFITNFSMTIDGVTYPGTIKEKEAAKKQYEKAVSRGQTAGLVKASGRKTEKFTVSVNIKAASKVTFELTYEELLKRQFGKYEMFIKVKPKQLVRDFEIEVDIFEPQGITELEAEGTFITNELQNTIKKTFSGKKGHISFKPTLDQQRTCASCSESVLDGDFTVRYDVKRTTPDNLQIVNGYFVHFFAPTNLPKLSKNIIFVLDTSGSMYGREIEQTKEALLKILDDIKEDDFFNIILFESEISTWKETLIKATPENLDEARKFVRQISAEGLTNLHGGLMRGIDILNAAHEENLVPKRSASIIIMLTDGQPNVGVSNTQEIEKAVKKAIDGRYTLYNLGFGSGVDYGFLERMALENKGLARRIYPDSDAALQLQGFYDEVSNPMLIDVELNYPENEISDLTTNSFKHFYDGSEIVVAGRFVDSNQNHLSVDVRGEGAHDALSYTTQQGAEQTAQAFQEQQYIFGEYIERLWAYLTIEQLLEKRITATGEEKENLTAQALALSLMYKFVTPLTSMVVTKPDENENEEGIADKPTEAEGMFTGPLVASALYHTHASPPTWYTSVDGDPHFIISVPQKKDAICFNINENPGMILNLINDPVTGITVNGELIGDKRANSDAKIQNSYFGKLGIANKHLDVKLTVTPEMITIQNGDEKTGFTWLDSVTLQQAGLTLIINRKKNLVLSMGSGASFVVVLHQVWKKHPLHQDFLGLYTLNSDKLSEQTHGLLGQFFRPIDFTILEIHPGSDPKKPDATMIVKNNELTVTRGWQKDYRRDPTHGVDIPCWFVHDNGAGLIDGAHTDYIVSSLF; this is encoded by the exons atggaaaataatctATTGCTTTGTATTTTAGTATTGATTCCTGCCTTTGCATCCTCAGACTTTTTGCTAACGCATGTCAGAAACATCAAG aaGCGAAATGCTGATAATGACTTG TTATTGCTGAGGAAG GTTGTCAATGGGATGGAAATCTATAGCATGAAAATTGATAGTAAAGTGACTTCTCGCTTTGCACACAATGTCATCACCAGTCGAGCTGTCAATCGTGGAAATGTGTCCAAAGAAGTCTTCTTTGATGTTGAACTCCCTAAGACAGCCTTCATTACCAACTTCAGCAT GACAATTGATGGTGTCACCTATCCTGGAactataaaggaaaaagaagctgcaaagaAGCAATATGAGAAGGCTGTTTCAAGAGGACAGACTGCTGGTCTTGTCAA agcttcaggaagaaaaacagaaaaattcactGTCTCAGTCAACATTAAAGCAGCCAGTAAAGTCACTTTTGAACTCACATACGAGGAACTGCTGAAGCGACAGTttggaaaatatgaaatgttCATCAAAGTGAAACCAAAGCAGCTCGTCAGAGATTTTGAG ATTGAAGTAGATATCTTTGAGCCCCAGGGTATCACTGAGCTGGAAGCAGAAGGAACATTCATCACCAATGAGCTACaaaataccattaaaaaaactttttcaggaaaaaag GGCCATATCTCTTTCAAGCCAACCCTCGACCAGCAGCGAACGTGTGCAAGTTGCTCAGAGTCTGTCTTGGATGGGGATTTTACTGTAAGATATGATGTGAAGAGAACAACTCCAGACAATTTGCAG attgTCAACGGCTACTTTGTACACTTCTTTGCACCAACAAATCTTCCAAAGTTATCcaagaatattatttttgtattgGATACTAGTGGCTCAATGTATGGAAGAGAAATTGAACAA ACAAAAGAAGCACTACTAAAAATCCTAGATGACATTAAAGAAGATGACTTCTTCAATATCATATTATTTGAAAGTGAAATATCTACCTGGAAAGAAACATTAATCAAGGCCACTCCTGAGAATCTGGATGAAGCAAGGAAGTTTGTTCGGCAAATTTCTGCTGAAGGCC TGACAAATTTACATGGTGGTTTGATGAGAGGAATTGATATTCTGAATGCTGCTCATGAAGAAAACCTTGTGCCCAAGAGAAGTGCTTCTATAATTATCATGTTAACAGATGGTCAGCCAAATGTAG GTGTATCAAATACTCAGGAGATTGAGAAAGCAGTGAAGAAGGCCATTGATGGCAGATACACCTTATACAATCTTGGCTTTGGCAGTGGTGTTGACTATGGCTTCTTGGAGAGGATGGCACTGGAGAATAAAGGATTGGCCCGTCGGATTTACCCTGACTCTGATGCAGCTTTGCAGCTTCAG GGGTTTTATGATGAGGTGTCAAATCCCATGCTCATAGATGTGGAGTTAAACTACCCAGAAAACGAAATATCAGACCTAACTACTAACAGCTTTAAGCATTTCTATGATGGGTCAGAGATTGTGGTGGCTGGGCGCTTTGTAGACAGCAACCAAAACCATTTGTCTGTAGATGTAAGAGGTGAAGGT GCTCACGACGCCCTGTCGTACACCACACAGCAAGGTGCTGAGCAGACAGCTCAGGCTTTCCAAGAACAACAATACATATTTGGAGAGTACATTGAAAGGCTCTGGGCTTATCTTACCATTGAACAACTCTTGGAAAAACG CATTACAgccacaggagaggaaaaggaaaaccttACAGCTCAAGCCCTGGCTCTCTCACTAATGTACAAGTTTGTAACACCGCTGACATCCATGGTGGTAACAAAAccagatgaaaatgaaaatgaagagggGATTGCTGATAAACCCACTGAAG CTGAAG GGATGTTCACAGGTCCTTTGGTGG cttcaGCACTCTATCACACACATGCATCACCACCCACATGGTATACTAGTG TTGATGGAGATCCACACTTCATTATATCAGTGCCACAAAAAAAAGATGCCATTTGTTTCAATATCAATGAAAACCCTGGCATGATCTTAAATTTAATAAATGACCCAGTTACAG GCATCACAGTCAATGGAGAACTTATTGGTGATAAGAGAGCAAATAGTGATGCAAAGATCCAAAACTCATATTTTGGAAAACTTGGTATTGCAAATAAGCACCTGGATGTAAAGCTGACAGTAACTCCTGAGATGATCACGATTCAGAATGGTGATGAAAAGACAGGTTTCACCTGGCTGGACTCAGTCACCTTGCAACAAGCAGG tttaaCTTTGAtcattaacaggaaaaaaaatctggtgctCTCAATGGGCAGTGGTGCCtcatttgttgttgttttgcaccAAGTGTGGAAGAAACATCCTCTCCACCAAGATTTCCTGGGACTGTATACATTGAATAGTGATAAACTGTCTGAACAGACCCACGGATTATTAG GACAGTTTTTCCGGCCCATTGACTTCACCATACTTGAAATTCATCCTGGGTCTGATCCCAAGAAACCAGATGCCACAATGATTGTTAAAAACAATGAACTGACAGTAACAAG gggctggcagaaggattaCAGAAGAGATCCTACACATGGGGTTGATATTCCTTGCTGGTTTGTCCATGACAATGGAGCTGGGCTGATAGATGGTGCTCACACAGATTATATTGTTTCCAGTCTCTTCTAA
- the LOC119705883 gene encoding inter-alpha-trypsin inhibitor heavy chain H3-like isoform X1 codes for MENNLLLCILVLIPAFASSDFLLTHVRNIKKRNADNDLLLLRKVVNGMEIYSMKIDSKVTSRFAHNVITSRAVNRGNVSKEVFFDVELPKTAFITNFSMTIDGVTYPGTIKEKEAAKKQYEKAVSRGQTAGLVKASGRKTEKFTVSVNIKAASKVTFELTYEELLKRQFGKYEMFIKVKPKQLVRDFEIEVDIFEPQGITELEAEGTFITNELQNTIKKTFSGKKGHISFKPTLDQQRTCASCSESVLDGDFTVRYDVKRTTPDNLQIVNGYFVHFFAPTNLPKLSKNIIFVLDTSGSMYGREIEQTKEALLKILDDIKEDDFFNIILFESEISTWKETLIKATPENLDEARKFVRQISAEGLTNLHGGLMRGIDILNAAHEENLVPKRSASIIIMLTDGQPNVGVSNTQEIEKAVKKAIDGRYTLYNLGFGSGVDYGFLERMALENKGLARRIYPDSDAALQLQGFYDEVSNPMLIDVELNYPENEISDLTTNSFKHFYDGSEIVVAGRFVDSNQNHLSVDVRGEGAHDALSYTTQQGAEQTAQAFQEQQYIFGEYIERLWAYLTIEQLLEKRITATGEEKENLTAQALALSLMYKFVTPLTSMVVTKPDENENEEGIADKPTEAEAGMFTGPLVASALYHTHASPPTWYTSVDGDPHFIISVPQKKDAICFNINENPGMILNLINDPVTGITVNGELIGDKRANSDAKIQNSYFGKLGIANKHLDVKLTVTPEMITIQNGDEKTGFTWLDSVTLQQAGLTLIINRKKNLVLSMGSGASFVVVLHQVWKKHPLHQDFLGLYTLNSDKLSEQTHGLLGQFFRPIDFTILEIHPGSDPKKPDATMIVKNNELTVTRGWQKDYRRDPTHGVDIPCWFVHDNGAGLIDGAHTDYIVSSLF; via the exons atggaaaataatctATTGCTTTGTATTTTAGTATTGATTCCTGCCTTTGCATCCTCAGACTTTTTGCTAACGCATGTCAGAAACATCAAG aaGCGAAATGCTGATAATGACTTG TTATTGCTGAGGAAG GTTGTCAATGGGATGGAAATCTATAGCATGAAAATTGATAGTAAAGTGACTTCTCGCTTTGCACACAATGTCATCACCAGTCGAGCTGTCAATCGTGGAAATGTGTCCAAAGAAGTCTTCTTTGATGTTGAACTCCCTAAGACAGCCTTCATTACCAACTTCAGCAT GACAATTGATGGTGTCACCTATCCTGGAactataaaggaaaaagaagctgcaaagaAGCAATATGAGAAGGCTGTTTCAAGAGGACAGACTGCTGGTCTTGTCAA agcttcaggaagaaaaacagaaaaattcactGTCTCAGTCAACATTAAAGCAGCCAGTAAAGTCACTTTTGAACTCACATACGAGGAACTGCTGAAGCGACAGTttggaaaatatgaaatgttCATCAAAGTGAAACCAAAGCAGCTCGTCAGAGATTTTGAG ATTGAAGTAGATATCTTTGAGCCCCAGGGTATCACTGAGCTGGAAGCAGAAGGAACATTCATCACCAATGAGCTACaaaataccattaaaaaaactttttcaggaaaaaag GGCCATATCTCTTTCAAGCCAACCCTCGACCAGCAGCGAACGTGTGCAAGTTGCTCAGAGTCTGTCTTGGATGGGGATTTTACTGTAAGATATGATGTGAAGAGAACAACTCCAGACAATTTGCAG attgTCAACGGCTACTTTGTACACTTCTTTGCACCAACAAATCTTCCAAAGTTATCcaagaatattatttttgtattgGATACTAGTGGCTCAATGTATGGAAGAGAAATTGAACAA ACAAAAGAAGCACTACTAAAAATCCTAGATGACATTAAAGAAGATGACTTCTTCAATATCATATTATTTGAAAGTGAAATATCTACCTGGAAAGAAACATTAATCAAGGCCACTCCTGAGAATCTGGATGAAGCAAGGAAGTTTGTTCGGCAAATTTCTGCTGAAGGCC TGACAAATTTACATGGTGGTTTGATGAGAGGAATTGATATTCTGAATGCTGCTCATGAAGAAAACCTTGTGCCCAAGAGAAGTGCTTCTATAATTATCATGTTAACAGATGGTCAGCCAAATGTAG GTGTATCAAATACTCAGGAGATTGAGAAAGCAGTGAAGAAGGCCATTGATGGCAGATACACCTTATACAATCTTGGCTTTGGCAGTGGTGTTGACTATGGCTTCTTGGAGAGGATGGCACTGGAGAATAAAGGATTGGCCCGTCGGATTTACCCTGACTCTGATGCAGCTTTGCAGCTTCAG GGGTTTTATGATGAGGTGTCAAATCCCATGCTCATAGATGTGGAGTTAAACTACCCAGAAAACGAAATATCAGACCTAACTACTAACAGCTTTAAGCATTTCTATGATGGGTCAGAGATTGTGGTGGCTGGGCGCTTTGTAGACAGCAACCAAAACCATTTGTCTGTAGATGTAAGAGGTGAAGGT GCTCACGACGCCCTGTCGTACACCACACAGCAAGGTGCTGAGCAGACAGCTCAGGCTTTCCAAGAACAACAATACATATTTGGAGAGTACATTGAAAGGCTCTGGGCTTATCTTACCATTGAACAACTCTTGGAAAAACG CATTACAgccacaggagaggaaaaggaaaaccttACAGCTCAAGCCCTGGCTCTCTCACTAATGTACAAGTTTGTAACACCGCTGACATCCATGGTGGTAACAAAAccagatgaaaatgaaaatgaagagggGATTGCTGATAAACCCACTGAAG CTGAAG cAGGGATGTTCACAGGTCCTTTGGTGG cttcaGCACTCTATCACACACATGCATCACCACCCACATGGTATACTAGTG TTGATGGAGATCCACACTTCATTATATCAGTGCCACAAAAAAAAGATGCCATTTGTTTCAATATCAATGAAAACCCTGGCATGATCTTAAATTTAATAAATGACCCAGTTACAG GCATCACAGTCAATGGAGAACTTATTGGTGATAAGAGAGCAAATAGTGATGCAAAGATCCAAAACTCATATTTTGGAAAACTTGGTATTGCAAATAAGCACCTGGATGTAAAGCTGACAGTAACTCCTGAGATGATCACGATTCAGAATGGTGATGAAAAGACAGGTTTCACCTGGCTGGACTCAGTCACCTTGCAACAAGCAGG tttaaCTTTGAtcattaacaggaaaaaaaatctggtgctCTCAATGGGCAGTGGTGCCtcatttgttgttgttttgcaccAAGTGTGGAAGAAACATCCTCTCCACCAAGATTTCCTGGGACTGTATACATTGAATAGTGATAAACTGTCTGAACAGACCCACGGATTATTAG GACAGTTTTTCCGGCCCATTGACTTCACCATACTTGAAATTCATCCTGGGTCTGATCCCAAGAAACCAGATGCCACAATGATTGTTAAAAACAATGAACTGACAGTAACAAG gggctggcagaaggattaCAGAAGAGATCCTACACATGGGGTTGATATTCCTTGCTGGTTTGTCCATGACAATGGAGCTGGGCTGATAGATGGTGCTCACACAGATTATATTGTTTCCAGTCTCTTCTAA
- the LOC119705883 gene encoding inter-alpha-trypsin inhibitor heavy chain H3-like isoform X3, producing MENNLLLCILVLIPAFASSDFLLTHVRNIKKRNADNDLVVNGMEIYSMKIDSKVTSRFAHNVITSRAVNRGNVSKEVFFDVELPKTAFITNFSMTIDGVTYPGTIKEKEAAKKQYEKAVSRGQTAGLVKASGRKTEKFTVSVNIKAASKVTFELTYEELLKRQFGKYEMFIKVKPKQLVRDFEIEVDIFEPQGITELEAEGTFITNELQNTIKKTFSGKKGHISFKPTLDQQRTCASCSESVLDGDFTVRYDVKRTTPDNLQIVNGYFVHFFAPTNLPKLSKNIIFVLDTSGSMYGREIEQTKEALLKILDDIKEDDFFNIILFESEISTWKETLIKATPENLDEARKFVRQISAEGLTNLHGGLMRGIDILNAAHEENLVPKRSASIIIMLTDGQPNVGVSNTQEIEKAVKKAIDGRYTLYNLGFGSGVDYGFLERMALENKGLARRIYPDSDAALQLQGFYDEVSNPMLIDVELNYPENEISDLTTNSFKHFYDGSEIVVAGRFVDSNQNHLSVDVRGEGAHDALSYTTQQGAEQTAQAFQEQQYIFGEYIERLWAYLTIEQLLEKRITATGEEKENLTAQALALSLMYKFVTPLTSMVVTKPDENENEEGIADKPTEAEAGMFTGPLVASALYHTHASPPTWYTSVDGDPHFIISVPQKKDAICFNINENPGMILNLINDPVTGITVNGELIGDKRANSDAKIQNSYFGKLGIANKHLDVKLTVTPEMITIQNGDEKTGFTWLDSVTLQQAGLTLIINRKKNLVLSMGSGASFVVVLHQVWKKHPLHQDFLGLYTLNSDKLSEQTHGLLGQFFRPIDFTILEIHPGSDPKKPDATMIVKNNELTVTRGWQKDYRRDPTHGVDIPCWFVHDNGAGLIDGAHTDYIVSSLF from the exons atggaaaataatctATTGCTTTGTATTTTAGTATTGATTCCTGCCTTTGCATCCTCAGACTTTTTGCTAACGCATGTCAGAAACATCAAG aaGCGAAATGCTGATAATGACTTG GTTGTCAATGGGATGGAAATCTATAGCATGAAAATTGATAGTAAAGTGACTTCTCGCTTTGCACACAATGTCATCACCAGTCGAGCTGTCAATCGTGGAAATGTGTCCAAAGAAGTCTTCTTTGATGTTGAACTCCCTAAGACAGCCTTCATTACCAACTTCAGCAT GACAATTGATGGTGTCACCTATCCTGGAactataaaggaaaaagaagctgcaaagaAGCAATATGAGAAGGCTGTTTCAAGAGGACAGACTGCTGGTCTTGTCAA agcttcaggaagaaaaacagaaaaattcactGTCTCAGTCAACATTAAAGCAGCCAGTAAAGTCACTTTTGAACTCACATACGAGGAACTGCTGAAGCGACAGTttggaaaatatgaaatgttCATCAAAGTGAAACCAAAGCAGCTCGTCAGAGATTTTGAG ATTGAAGTAGATATCTTTGAGCCCCAGGGTATCACTGAGCTGGAAGCAGAAGGAACATTCATCACCAATGAGCTACaaaataccattaaaaaaactttttcaggaaaaaag GGCCATATCTCTTTCAAGCCAACCCTCGACCAGCAGCGAACGTGTGCAAGTTGCTCAGAGTCTGTCTTGGATGGGGATTTTACTGTAAGATATGATGTGAAGAGAACAACTCCAGACAATTTGCAG attgTCAACGGCTACTTTGTACACTTCTTTGCACCAACAAATCTTCCAAAGTTATCcaagaatattatttttgtattgGATACTAGTGGCTCAATGTATGGAAGAGAAATTGAACAA ACAAAAGAAGCACTACTAAAAATCCTAGATGACATTAAAGAAGATGACTTCTTCAATATCATATTATTTGAAAGTGAAATATCTACCTGGAAAGAAACATTAATCAAGGCCACTCCTGAGAATCTGGATGAAGCAAGGAAGTTTGTTCGGCAAATTTCTGCTGAAGGCC TGACAAATTTACATGGTGGTTTGATGAGAGGAATTGATATTCTGAATGCTGCTCATGAAGAAAACCTTGTGCCCAAGAGAAGTGCTTCTATAATTATCATGTTAACAGATGGTCAGCCAAATGTAG GTGTATCAAATACTCAGGAGATTGAGAAAGCAGTGAAGAAGGCCATTGATGGCAGATACACCTTATACAATCTTGGCTTTGGCAGTGGTGTTGACTATGGCTTCTTGGAGAGGATGGCACTGGAGAATAAAGGATTGGCCCGTCGGATTTACCCTGACTCTGATGCAGCTTTGCAGCTTCAG GGGTTTTATGATGAGGTGTCAAATCCCATGCTCATAGATGTGGAGTTAAACTACCCAGAAAACGAAATATCAGACCTAACTACTAACAGCTTTAAGCATTTCTATGATGGGTCAGAGATTGTGGTGGCTGGGCGCTTTGTAGACAGCAACCAAAACCATTTGTCTGTAGATGTAAGAGGTGAAGGT GCTCACGACGCCCTGTCGTACACCACACAGCAAGGTGCTGAGCAGACAGCTCAGGCTTTCCAAGAACAACAATACATATTTGGAGAGTACATTGAAAGGCTCTGGGCTTATCTTACCATTGAACAACTCTTGGAAAAACG CATTACAgccacaggagaggaaaaggaaaaccttACAGCTCAAGCCCTGGCTCTCTCACTAATGTACAAGTTTGTAACACCGCTGACATCCATGGTGGTAACAAAAccagatgaaaatgaaaatgaagagggGATTGCTGATAAACCCACTGAAG CTGAAG cAGGGATGTTCACAGGTCCTTTGGTGG cttcaGCACTCTATCACACACATGCATCACCACCCACATGGTATACTAGTG TTGATGGAGATCCACACTTCATTATATCAGTGCCACAAAAAAAAGATGCCATTTGTTTCAATATCAATGAAAACCCTGGCATGATCTTAAATTTAATAAATGACCCAGTTACAG GCATCACAGTCAATGGAGAACTTATTGGTGATAAGAGAGCAAATAGTGATGCAAAGATCCAAAACTCATATTTTGGAAAACTTGGTATTGCAAATAAGCACCTGGATGTAAAGCTGACAGTAACTCCTGAGATGATCACGATTCAGAATGGTGATGAAAAGACAGGTTTCACCTGGCTGGACTCAGTCACCTTGCAACAAGCAGG tttaaCTTTGAtcattaacaggaaaaaaaatctggtgctCTCAATGGGCAGTGGTGCCtcatttgttgttgttttgcaccAAGTGTGGAAGAAACATCCTCTCCACCAAGATTTCCTGGGACTGTATACATTGAATAGTGATAAACTGTCTGAACAGACCCACGGATTATTAG GACAGTTTTTCCGGCCCATTGACTTCACCATACTTGAAATTCATCCTGGGTCTGATCCCAAGAAACCAGATGCCACAATGATTGTTAAAAACAATGAACTGACAGTAACAAG gggctggcagaaggattaCAGAAGAGATCCTACACATGGGGTTGATATTCCTTGCTGGTTTGTCCATGACAATGGAGCTGGGCTGATAGATGGTGCTCACACAGATTATATTGTTTCCAGTCTCTTCTAA